One genomic region from Enterobacter hormaechei ATCC 49162 encodes:
- the malE gene encoding maltose/maltodextrin ABC transporter substrate-binding protein MalE, whose translation MNIKTGARVFALSALAAMMVSAPALAKIEEGKLVIWINGDKGYNGLAEVGKKFEKDTGIKVTVEHPDKLEEKFPQVAATGDGPDIIFWAHDRFGGYAQSGLLAEVTPDKAFQDKLFPFTWDAVRYNGKLIAYPIAVEALSLIYNKDLVPNPPKTWEEIPALDKELKAKGKSALMFNLQEPYFTWPLIAADGGYAFKFENGKYDVKDVGVDNAGAKKGLTFLVDLIKNKHMNADTDYSIAEAAFNKGETAMTINGPWAWTNIDKSKINYGVTLLPTFNGKPSKPFVGVLSAGINAASPNKELAKEFLENYLLTDQGLDEVNKDKPLGAVALKSFQDQLAKDPRIAATMDNAQKGEIMPNIPQMAAFWYATRTAVINAASGRQTVDAALKDAQGRITK comes from the coding sequence ATGAATATCAAGACTGGCGCACGCGTTTTCGCATTGTCCGCCCTCGCAGCAATGATGGTTTCCGCCCCAGCGCTCGCCAAAATTGAAGAAGGCAAGCTGGTAATCTGGATTAACGGCGACAAGGGCTATAACGGCCTGGCCGAAGTGGGCAAAAAATTCGAGAAAGACACCGGTATCAAAGTCACCGTAGAGCACCCGGACAAGCTGGAAGAGAAATTCCCGCAGGTTGCAGCAACCGGTGATGGCCCGGACATTATCTTCTGGGCGCATGACCGTTTCGGGGGTTACGCGCAGTCTGGCCTGCTGGCAGAAGTCACACCAGACAAAGCCTTCCAGGACAAACTGTTCCCGTTCACCTGGGACGCCGTTCGCTATAACGGCAAGCTGATCGCTTACCCAATCGCGGTTGAAGCCCTGTCACTGATTTACAACAAAGACCTGGTGCCAAACCCACCAAAAACCTGGGAAGAGATCCCTGCCCTGGATAAAGAGCTGAAGGCGAAAGGTAAATCCGCCCTGATGTTCAACCTGCAAGAGCCGTACTTCACCTGGCCGCTGATTGCTGCCGATGGCGGTTACGCGTTCAAGTTTGAAAACGGCAAATATGACGTGAAAGACGTGGGCGTGGACAATGCGGGTGCGAAAAAAGGCCTGACCTTCCTGGTTGACCTGATTAAGAACAAACACATGAATGCGGATACCGACTACTCCATCGCGGAAGCGGCGTTCAACAAAGGCGAAACCGCGATGACCATCAACGGTCCGTGGGCCTGGACCAACATCGACAAGAGCAAAATCAACTACGGCGTGACCCTGCTGCCAACCTTCAACGGCAAGCCGTCTAAACCGTTCGTTGGCGTGCTGAGCGCGGGTATCAACGCCGCCAGCCCGAACAAAGAGCTGGCGAAAGAGTTCCTCGAAAACTACCTGCTGACCGATCAGGGTCTGGATGAAGTGAACAAGGACAAACCGCTGGGCGCCGTTGCGCTGAAATCCTTCCAGGATCAGCTGGCGAAAGATCCACGCATCGCGGCCACCATGGATAACGCCCAGAAAGGCGAAATCATGCCGAACATCCCACAGATGGCTGCGTTCTGGTACGCCACCCGTACTGCGGTTATCAACGCTGCAAGCGGTCGCCAGACTGTTGATGCTGCGCTGAAAGATGCTCAGGGTCGTATTACTAAGTAA
- the malM gene encoding maltose operon protein MalM has protein sequence MKMKKSLVALCLSAGLLACAPAVTFADVNFVPQNTSAAPAIPAAALQQLVWTPVDQSKTQTTQLSAGGQSLNVPGVSGPVAAFSVPANIGELTLTLTSEVNKQTSVFAPNVLILDQNMTPSAFFPSDYFSYQEPGVMSADRLEGVMRLTPALGQQKIYVLVFTTEKDLQQTTKLVDPAKAYAKGTGNSVPDIPDPLARHTTDGLIKLKVSTNSASSVLVGPLFGSSGPGPVTVGNTAAPVYAAPAAAPAAAPAPTKKAEPVLNDTETYFNNAIKQAVKNGDVDKALKLLDEAERLGSTTARSTFISSVKGKG, from the coding sequence ATGAAAATGAAGAAAAGTCTCGTCGCGCTGTGCCTCTCTGCGGGGCTGTTGGCCTGTGCGCCTGCGGTTACTTTTGCAGATGTGAATTTTGTTCCTCAGAATACCAGTGCTGCGCCAGCTATTCCGGCCGCGGCACTTCAGCAACTGGTGTGGACGCCAGTTGATCAATCAAAAACACAAACTACCCAGCTTTCAGCGGGTGGTCAGTCACTGAACGTGCCGGGTGTCAGCGGTCCGGTTGCGGCTTTCAGCGTGCCTGCGAATATCGGTGAGCTGACCCTGACGTTGACCAGTGAAGTCAATAAACAGACCAGCGTCTTCGCGCCTAACGTGCTGATCCTCGATCAGAACATGACGCCATCCGCTTTCTTCCCAAGCGACTATTTCAGCTATCAGGAACCCGGCGTCATGAGCGCTGACCGTCTGGAAGGCGTTATGCGCCTGACGCCTGCCCTGGGTCAGCAGAAGATTTATGTTCTGGTGTTCACGACTGAAAAAGATCTGCAACAGACAACGAAGCTTGTTGATCCGGCAAAAGCCTATGCGAAAGGCACGGGGAACTCCGTCCCGGATATTCCTGACCCGCTTGCCCGTCACACCACCGATGGTCTGATCAAGCTGAAAGTCTCCACCAACAGCGCCTCCAGCGTGCTCGTTGGCCCACTGTTTGGCTCATCGGGTCCTGGCCCGGTAACGGTGGGTAATACTGCCGCCCCTGTGTATGCCGCGCCAGCCGCCGCACCAGCCGCAGCCCCGGCCCCGACGAAAAAAGCCGAGCCGGTGCTTAACGACACGGAAACGTACTTCAACAACGCCATCAAGCAGGCGGTTAAAAACGGCGACGTCGATAAAGCGCTGAAACTGCTTGATGAAGCCGAGCGTTTAGGTTCAACCACTGCCCGTTCCACCTTTATCAGCAGTGTAAAAGGCAAGGGGTAA
- the plsB gene encoding glycerol-3-phosphate 1-O-acyltransferase PlsB: protein MSGWPRIYYKLLNLPLSVLVKSKSIPAEPALELGLDTSRPIMYVLPYNSKADLLTLRAQCLAHDLPDPLEPLEVDGTLLPRYVFIHGGPRVFTYYTPKEESIKLFHDYLDLHRSNPDLDVQMVPVSVMFGRRPGREKGEENPPLRMLNGIQKFFAVSWLGRDSFVRFSPSVSLRRMADEHGTDKIIAQKLARVARMHFARQRLAAVGPRLPARQDLFNKLLASKAIARAVEDEARSKKISHEKAQQNAIALMEEIAANFSYEMIRLSDRILGFTWNRLYQGINVHNAERVRQLAHDGHEIVYVPCHRSHMDYLLLSYVLYHQGLVPPHIAAGINLNFWPAGPIFRRLGAFFIRRTFKGNKLYSTVFREYLGELFSRGYSVEYFVEGGRSRTGRLLDPKTGTLSMTIQAMLRGGTRPITLVPIYIGYEHVMEVGTYAKELRGATKEKESLPQMLRGLSKLRNLGQGYVNFGEPLPLMTYLNHHVPEWRESIDPIEAVRPAWLTPTVNGIASELMVRINNAGAANAMNLCCTALLASRQRSLTREQLTEQIDCYLNIMRNVPYSVDSTVPSATASELIDHALQMNKFEVEKDTIGDIIILPREQAVLMTYYRNNITHMLMLPSLMAAIITQHRRISRQELLRHIQAIYPMLKAELFLRWSEDELAAELDKMTAEMHRQGLITISDDDLHINPSRSRTLQLLASGARETLQRYAITFWLLSANPSINRGTLEKESRTLAQRLSVLHGINAPEFFDKAVFSSLVLTLRDEGYISDTGDAEPEETMKVYQMLAELITSDVRLTIESSTQGE, encoded by the coding sequence ATGTCCGGCTGGCCACGAATTTACTACAAATTACTTAATTTACCATTAAGCGTACTGGTAAAAAGTAAGTCTATCCCAGCAGAACCCGCGCTGGAATTAGGGCTCGATACGTCGCGCCCGATTATGTACGTTTTGCCTTATAACTCGAAGGCAGACCTGCTTACGCTTCGCGCTCAATGTCTGGCGCATGATTTACCTGACCCGCTTGAACCGCTGGAAGTCGACGGTACGCTGCTGCCGCGCTACGTGTTCATCCATGGCGGACCGCGCGTGTTCACCTATTACACGCCGAAAGAAGAGTCCATTAAGCTGTTCCATGATTACCTCGATCTGCACCGCAGCAACCCCGATCTGGACGTGCAGATGGTGCCGGTGTCGGTAATGTTTGGGCGTCGTCCGGGACGCGAAAAAGGGGAAGAGAACCCGCCGCTGCGTATGCTCAACGGCATTCAGAAGTTCTTCGCCGTCTCCTGGCTGGGACGCGACAGCTTTGTCCGCTTCTCGCCTTCCGTTTCACTGCGCCGCATGGCGGATGAACACGGCACCGACAAAATTATTGCGCAAAAGCTGGCGCGCGTTGCGCGTATGCACTTTGCACGTCAGCGTCTGGCGGCCGTTGGGCCACGTCTCCCGGCACGTCAGGATCTCTTCAACAAGCTGCTGGCTTCCAAAGCGATTGCCCGTGCCGTAGAAGACGAAGCGCGCAGCAAGAAAATTTCGCACGAGAAAGCGCAGCAGAACGCAATCGCGCTGATGGAAGAGATCGCCGCGAACTTCTCCTACGAGATGATTCGCCTCTCCGACCGTATCCTCGGCTTCACGTGGAACCGCCTCTATCAGGGGATTAACGTCCACAACGCCGAGCGCGTGCGTCAGTTAGCGCACGACGGCCACGAGATTGTCTACGTGCCCTGCCACCGCAGCCACATGGACTACCTGTTGCTCTCTTACGTCCTCTATCACCAGGGGCTGGTGCCGCCGCACATTGCTGCCGGTATCAACCTGAACTTCTGGCCAGCAGGCCCGATTTTCCGCCGTCTGGGTGCCTTCTTCATTCGCCGTACCTTCAAGGGCAACAAGCTCTACTCCACCGTCTTCAGGGAGTATCTGGGCGAGCTGTTCAGCCGCGGTTATTCCGTGGAGTACTTTGTTGAAGGGGGGCGCTCCCGTACCGGTCGTCTGCTCGATCCGAAGACCGGCACGCTGTCGATGACCATTCAGGCCATGCTGCGTGGCGGTACGCGTCCTATCACGCTGGTGCCTATCTACATCGGGTATGAACACGTGATGGAAGTGGGCACCTACGCGAAAGAGCTGCGCGGTGCGACCAAAGAAAAAGAGAGTCTGCCGCAGATGCTGCGTGGGCTGAGTAAATTGCGCAACCTCGGCCAGGGATACGTTAACTTTGGCGAACCCCTGCCTCTGATGACATATCTGAACCATCATGTTCCGGAGTGGCGCGAGTCTATCGATCCTATCGAGGCGGTACGTCCGGCCTGGCTGACGCCAACGGTCAACGGCATCGCATCCGAGCTGATGGTACGCATCAACAACGCCGGTGCGGCAAACGCCATGAACCTGTGCTGTACCGCGCTTCTGGCCTCTCGCCAGCGTTCACTGACCCGTGAGCAGCTGACCGAGCAGATTGATTGCTACCTCAACATCATGCGCAATGTGCCGTATTCCGTGGATTCGACCGTACCGTCTGCCACTGCCAGCGAGCTTATCGATCACGCGTTGCAGATGAACAAGTTCGAAGTCGAGAAAGATACGATTGGTGACATCATCATTCTGCCGCGCGAGCAGGCCGTGCTGATGACCTACTACCGTAACAACATCACGCATATGCTGATGCTGCCGTCGCTGATGGCGGCCATTATTACCCAGCATCGCCGTATTTCACGTCAGGAGCTGCTGCGCCACATTCAGGCCATCTACCCGATGCTGAAAGCGGAGCTGTTCCTGCGCTGGAGTGAAGATGAGCTGGCGGCAGAACTGGATAAAATGACCGCAGAGATGCATCGTCAGGGGCTGATTACCATCAGCGATGATGATCTGCATATCAACCCGTCACGTTCTCGTACCTTGCAGCTGCTGGCTTCCGGTGCGCGTGAGACGTTGCAGCGCTACGCCATTACCTTCTGGTTGTTGAGTGCAAACCCGTCAATCAACCGCGGTACGCTGGAAAAAGAGAGCCGGACGCTGGCCCAGCGCCTCTCCGTTCTGCATGGCATTAATGCCCCGGAATTCTTCGACAAAGCGGTATTCAGCTCCCTGGTGCTGACGCTGCGCGACGAAGGGTATATCAGCGATACGGGCGATGCCGAGCCGGAAGAGACGATGAAGGTTTATCAGATGCTGGCAGAGCTGATTACCTCGGATGTGCGTTTGACGATTGAGAGTTCGACGCAGGGCGAGTGA
- a CDS encoding maltoporin: MMITLRKVPLAVAIAAGILSAQAGAVDFKGYARSGIGWTGSGGEQQCFQATGAQSKYRLGNECETYAELKLGQEVWKEGDKSFYFDTNVAYSVSQQNDWESTSPAFREANVQGKNLIEWLPGSTIWAGKRFYQRHDVHMIDFYYWDISGPGAGIENIDLGFGKLSLAATRSSESGGSATFADRDANGDRIYDNVVPNDVFDVRLAGLETNPGGTLELGVDYGHTNIPDDYYLQPGASKDGWLFTAEHTQSMMKGFNKFVLQYGTDSMTSNGKGIPQGGSIDNDGSMWRVLDHGAITLADRWDLMYVGMYQNIDRDNNNGTEWWTVGVRPMFKWTPIMSTLLEVGYDNVKSQKTDDKNSQYKITLAQQWQAGDSIWSRPAIRVFATYAKWDEKWGYANNDSGAGYTSGVAYSDTSAKTFSRGDNDEWTFGAQMEIWW; encoded by the coding sequence ATAATGATTACTCTGCGCAAAGTCCCTCTGGCTGTCGCCATTGCGGCAGGCATCCTGTCTGCCCAGGCGGGCGCCGTAGACTTTAAAGGTTATGCTCGTTCCGGCATTGGCTGGACCGGAAGTGGCGGTGAACAACAATGTTTCCAGGCAACAGGCGCACAAAGTAAATACCGTCTCGGTAACGAATGTGAAACCTACGCCGAACTGAAACTGGGCCAGGAAGTGTGGAAAGAAGGCGATAAGAGCTTCTATTTCGACACCAACGTAGCGTACTCCGTTTCTCAGCAGAACGACTGGGAATCCACCAGCCCGGCCTTCCGTGAAGCTAACGTGCAGGGTAAAAACCTGATTGAATGGCTGCCAGGCTCTACCATCTGGGCCGGTAAGCGCTTCTATCAGCGTCATGACGTACACATGATCGACTTCTACTACTGGGATATTTCTGGTCCTGGTGCCGGTATTGAAAACATCGATCTGGGCTTCGGTAAACTCTCTCTGGCAGCGACCCGTTCTTCTGAGTCCGGCGGTTCTGCAACCTTCGCCGATCGTGATGCGAACGGTGACCGTATTTATGACAACGTGGTACCAAACGATGTCTTCGACGTCCGTTTAGCCGGTCTGGAAACTAACCCGGGCGGTACGCTGGAGCTGGGCGTTGACTACGGTCATACCAACATTCCTGACGACTACTATCTGCAACCTGGCGCCTCTAAAGATGGCTGGCTGTTCACCGCTGAACACACCCAGAGCATGATGAAAGGCTTCAACAAGTTCGTCCTGCAATACGGTACGGACTCCATGACCTCTAACGGTAAAGGGATTCCACAGGGCGGCAGCATCGATAACGACGGTTCTATGTGGCGTGTGCTGGACCACGGTGCAATCACCCTGGCAGACCGTTGGGACCTGATGTACGTCGGTATGTACCAGAACATCGATCGTGACAACAACAACGGTACCGAGTGGTGGACCGTGGGTGTTCGTCCAATGTTCAAATGGACGCCGATCATGAGCACCTTGCTGGAAGTGGGCTACGACAACGTCAAATCTCAGAAAACTGACGACAAAAACAGCCAGTACAAAATCACCCTGGCACAGCAATGGCAGGCAGGCGACAGCATCTGGTCTCGTCCGGCTATCCGTGTCTTCGCAACCTACGCGAAGTGGGATGAGAAATGGGGCTATGCAAACAACGACTCAGGTGCAGGTTACACCTCTGGCGTAGCGTATAGCGACACCTCCGCGAAAACCTTCAGCCGTGGCGACAACGATGAGTGGACCTTCGGCGCCCAGATGGAAATCTGGTGGTAA
- the ubiC gene encoding chorismate lyase translates to MSHPALTQLRALRYFDQIPALNPEQLDWLLLEDSMTKRFEQQGKTVTVTMIQEGFVSPAEIASELPLLPQEERYWLREILLCADGEPWLAGRTVVPESTLSGPELALQRLGKTPLGRYLFTSSELTRDFIEIGCDADLWGRRSRLRLSGKPLILTELFLPASPLY, encoded by the coding sequence ATGTCACACCCCGCGCTAACGCAGCTGCGTGCGCTACGCTATTTCGACCAAATACCCGCGCTTAACCCGGAGCAACTGGACTGGCTGCTGCTGGAAGATTCCATGACAAAACGTTTTGAGCAACAGGGTAAAACGGTCACGGTGACGATGATTCAGGAAGGGTTTGTCTCGCCTGCGGAGATTGCCAGCGAGTTGCCGCTGCTGCCGCAGGAAGAACGCTACTGGCTGCGTGAAATTTTACTTTGTGCGGATGGCGAGCCGTGGCTTGCCGGGCGGACGGTGGTTCCGGAGTCTACACTTTCGGGGCCGGAGCTGGCATTGCAACGCCTCGGCAAAACGCCCCTGGGGCGCTATCTGTTCACCTCGTCTGAACTGACCCGTGATTTTATTGAAATTGGTTGCGATGCCGATTTGTGGGGGCGCCGTTCCCGCCTTCGTTTGAGTGGCAAGCCGTTAATACTGACGGAACTTTTTTTGCCTGCATCGCCGTTGTACTAA
- the malK gene encoding maltose/maltodextrin ABC transporter ATP-binding protein MalK, with amino-acid sequence MASVQLRNVTKAWGDVVVSKDINLDIHEGEFVVFVGPSGCGKSTLLRMIAGLETITSGDLFIGDTRMNDIPPAERGVGMVFQSYALYPHLSVAENMSFGLKLAGAKKETINQRVTQVAEVLQLAHLLERKPKALSGGQRQRVAIGRTLVAEPRVFLLDEPLSNLDAALRVQMRIEISRLHKRLGRTMIYVTHDQVEAMTLADKIVVLDAGRVAQVGKPLELYHYPADRFVAGFIGSPKMNFLPVKVTATAIEQVQVELPNRQQVWLPVDSANVQVGANMSLGIRPEHLLPSHIADVTLEGEVQVVEQLGHETQIHIQIPAIRQNLVYRQNDVVLVEEGATFAIGLPPERCHLFREDGTACRRLHKEPGV; translated from the coding sequence ATGGCGAGCGTACAGCTGCGTAATGTAACGAAAGCCTGGGGCGACGTAGTGGTGTCAAAAGACATCAATCTGGACATCCACGAAGGTGAGTTTGTGGTGTTCGTGGGTCCATCAGGCTGTGGTAAATCGACTCTGCTGCGTATGATTGCCGGTCTTGAAACCATCACCAGTGGCGATCTCTTTATTGGTGATACCCGAATGAACGACATCCCGCCTGCTGAACGCGGCGTGGGCATGGTGTTCCAGTCTTATGCACTCTATCCGCATCTTTCCGTTGCCGAGAACATGTCCTTTGGCCTGAAGCTGGCCGGCGCGAAAAAAGAGACCATTAACCAGCGCGTCACCCAGGTGGCGGAAGTGCTCCAGCTGGCACATCTGCTGGAGCGTAAACCGAAAGCGCTTTCCGGTGGTCAGCGTCAGCGTGTGGCGATTGGCCGTACGCTGGTGGCCGAACCGCGCGTGTTCCTGCTCGATGAACCGCTTTCCAACCTGGATGCCGCCCTGCGCGTCCAGATGCGTATCGAAATCTCCCGTCTGCACAAGCGCCTTGGGCGCACGATGATTTACGTCACCCACGATCAGGTCGAAGCGATGACGCTGGCCGACAAAATCGTGGTGCTGGACGCCGGTCGCGTGGCGCAGGTGGGCAAACCGCTGGAGCTGTATCACTACCCGGCAGACCGCTTTGTTGCGGGCTTTATTGGCTCGCCAAAGATGAATTTCCTGCCCGTTAAAGTGACCGCGACGGCAATCGAACAGGTACAGGTGGAGCTGCCAAACCGTCAGCAAGTCTGGCTGCCGGTCGACAGCGCCAACGTACAGGTGGGGGCCAATATGTCCCTCGGTATCCGCCCTGAACATTTACTGCCGAGCCACATCGCTGATGTGACGCTGGAAGGTGAAGTTCAGGTCGTCGAACAGCTTGGTCACGAAACACAGATTCATATCCAGATCCCCGCCATCCGTCAGAACCTGGTCTACCGCCAGAATGACGTGGTGTTGGTAGAAGAGGGTGCCACATTCGCTATCGGTTTGCCGCCAGAGCGTTGCCATCTGTTCCGTGAGGATGGCACTGCATGTCGTCGGTTGCACAAAGAGCCAGGCGTTTAA
- the lexA gene encoding transcriptional repressor LexA yields MKALTTRQQEVFDLIRDHIGQTGMPPTRAEIAQRLGFRSPNAAEEHLKALARKGVIEIVSGASRGIRLLVEEETGIPLVGRVAAGEPLLAQQHIEGHYQVDPGMFKPSADFLLRVSGMSMKDIGILDGDLLAVHKTQDVRNGQVVVARIDDEVTVKRLKKQGNTVQLLPENNEFSPIVVDLREQSFSIEGLAVGVIRNGEWL; encoded by the coding sequence ATGAAAGCGTTAACGACCAGGCAGCAAGAGGTGTTTGATCTCATTCGGGATCATATCGGCCAGACGGGTATGCCACCCACGCGTGCAGAAATTGCACAGCGTCTGGGCTTCCGTTCTCCTAATGCTGCCGAAGAGCACCTTAAGGCGCTGGCGCGTAAGGGCGTGATTGAGATTGTTTCCGGCGCATCACGCGGCATTCGTCTGCTGGTGGAAGAAGAGACCGGTATTCCGCTGGTGGGCCGCGTTGCCGCAGGTGAACCCCTGCTGGCACAGCAGCACATCGAAGGGCACTATCAGGTTGACCCAGGCATGTTCAAGCCGAGCGCAGATTTCCTGCTGCGTGTTAGCGGGATGTCCATGAAAGATATCGGTATTCTGGATGGCGATCTGCTGGCGGTACACAAAACGCAGGACGTGCGTAACGGCCAGGTCGTGGTGGCGCGCATTGACGATGAAGTGACGGTTAAGCGCCTGAAAAAACAAGGTAACACCGTTCAGCTTCTGCCAGAAAACAACGAATTCTCCCCGATTGTGGTGGATCTCCGCGAGCAGAGCTTCTCCATTGAAGGCCTGGCCGTCGGCGTTATCCGCAACGGTGAATGGCTGTAA
- the ubiA gene encoding 4-hydroxybenzoate octaprenyltransferase gives MEWSLTQNKLLAYHRLMRTDKPIGALLLLWPTLWALWVATPGVPPLWILAVFVAGVWLMRAAGCVVNDYADRKFDGHVKRTANRPLPSGQVTGKEARILFVVLVLLSFLLVLTLNTMTILLSVAALALAWVYPFMKRYTHLPQVVLGAAFGWSIPMAFAAVSESVPLSCWLMFLANILWAVAYDTQYAMVDRDDDLKIGIKSTAILFGRHDKLIIGILQVAVLALMVAIGRLNGLNWAFYWSVLVAGLLFAYQQKLIAKREREACFKAFLNNNYVGLVLFLGLAMSYWS, from the coding sequence ATGGAGTGGAGTCTGACGCAGAATAAGCTGCTGGCCTATCACCGCCTGATGCGTACTGATAAACCCATTGGCGCGCTGCTGCTGCTGTGGCCGACCTTATGGGCGCTGTGGGTTGCCACGCCGGGCGTGCCGCCACTGTGGATCCTGGCGGTGTTTGTGGCGGGTGTCTGGCTGATGCGCGCTGCGGGTTGTGTGGTTAACGACTATGCCGACCGTAAATTTGACGGGCATGTGAAGCGTACCGCGAATCGACCTCTGCCGAGCGGGCAGGTGACCGGGAAAGAGGCGCGTATCCTGTTTGTGGTGCTGGTGCTTCTCTCTTTCCTGCTGGTGTTAACGCTTAACACCATGACCATTCTGCTCTCCGTTGCAGCCCTGGCGCTGGCCTGGGTTTACCCGTTTATGAAGCGATACACCCATCTGCCGCAGGTGGTATTAGGTGCGGCATTTGGCTGGTCGATTCCCATGGCATTTGCCGCGGTCAGCGAGTCCGTTCCACTCAGCTGCTGGCTGATGTTCCTGGCGAATATTCTCTGGGCCGTTGCGTACGATACCCAATACGCGATGGTCGATCGCGATGACGATCTCAAGATTGGCATCAAATCGACGGCAATCCTGTTTGGTCGTCACGACAAACTGATCATTGGCATATTGCAGGTGGCGGTGCTGGCGCTGATGGTGGCGATTGGTCGCCTGAACGGGCTGAACTGGGCGTTTTACTGGTCCGTGCTGGTGGCGGGGCTGCTGTTTGCGTATCAGCAAAAGCTGATCGCGAAGCGCGAGCGTGAAGCCTGCTTTAAAGCGTTTCTGAATAACAACTACGTCGGGCTGGTGCTGTTTCTGGGGCTGGCGATGAGTTACTGGTCATAA
- a CDS encoding diacylglycerol kinase, giving the protein MANNTTGLTRIIKAAGYSWKGFRAAWVNEAAFRQEAVAAIVAVVIACFLDVDAITRVLLIGSVLLVMIVEILNSAIEAVVDRIGSEFHELSGRAKDMGSAAVLLSIITAAITWVTLLWSHFR; this is encoded by the coding sequence ATGGCCAATAATACCACTGGGTTAACCCGAATCATTAAAGCTGCCGGTTATTCATGGAAAGGTTTCCGCGCCGCATGGGTTAATGAAGCCGCTTTCCGCCAGGAGGCGGTTGCCGCAATCGTTGCGGTTGTCATCGCCTGCTTCCTTGATGTTGATGCTATCACCCGCGTACTGCTCATCGGATCTGTCCTTCTGGTGATGATAGTGGAAATTCTTAATAGCGCGATTGAGGCCGTTGTGGACCGGATTGGGTCGGAATTCCATGAACTGTCTGGCCGGGCGAAGGACATGGGTTCCGCTGCCGTACTGCTGTCGATTATCACTGCGGCGATCACCTGGGTCACGCTGCTTTGGTCGCATTTCCGATGA